A window of the Candidatus Abyssobacteria bacterium SURF_5 genome harbors these coding sequences:
- a CDS encoding ABC transporter permease, whose protein sequence is MKNLPRALGSDFITYANSAGRMFLFWADAMGKAVTPQFYFRETIRQVFSIGVKSLLLTSTVALSVGMVMAMQTIGTLKTFGAVNYVAVVVGLAVVKELGPVLTALMVAGRAGSGISAEIGSMKVTRQIDALTVSAVNPIRYLVVTRIVACMIAVPLLAVIADILGIGGGLLIGIVQGNIGYHLYMSYTLTYIGYVDVLPGLLKTIFFGMLIGTVASYYGFKTTGGTEGVGNSTKASVVSTSLMIMISDVVLTRIMIIIFGE, encoded by the coding sequence ATGAAAAACCTGCCGCGCGCGCTGGGCAGTGACTTTATCACGTATGCCAACTCCGCCGGCCGGATGTTCTTGTTCTGGGCCGACGCGATGGGCAAGGCGGTTACCCCTCAGTTTTACTTCCGGGAAACGATTCGCCAGGTCTTCAGCATCGGAGTGAAATCGCTGTTACTCACCTCGACGGTGGCGCTCTCGGTCGGAATGGTAATGGCCATGCAAACCATCGGCACGCTCAAAACGTTCGGTGCCGTCAATTACGTCGCCGTCGTCGTCGGCCTTGCCGTGGTGAAAGAGCTCGGGCCGGTCCTGACCGCACTCATGGTGGCCGGACGCGCCGGCTCGGGCATCAGCGCCGAAATCGGCTCGATGAAGGTGACCCGCCAGATCGACGCGCTGACCGTTTCCGCCGTTAATCCCATCCGGTATCTGGTGGTGACGAGAATCGTTGCGTGCATGATCGCCGTGCCCCTGCTCGCCGTGATCGCGGACATCCTGGGCATCGGCGGCGGCCTCCTCATCGGCATCGTGCAGGGGAACATCGGCTACCATCTGTACATGTCGTACACGTTAACCTATATCGGCTATGTCGATGTGCTTCCAGGCCTCCTTAAGACGATCTTCTTCGGCATGCTTATCGGGACAGTCGCCAGCTATTATGGTTTCAAGACTACGGGCGGAACCGAGGGCGTGGGAAATTCAACCAAGGCAAGCGTAGTCTCCACCTCATTGATGATCATGATCTCGGACGTCGTGCTCACCCGCATCATGATAATCATTTTCGGAGAATAG